Proteins from one Syngnathus scovelli strain Florida chromosome 9, RoL_Ssco_1.2, whole genome shotgun sequence genomic window:
- the bola1 gene encoding bolA-like protein 1 isoform X1, translating to MLPAVLRCSRSTCLSHSALTARLASRMDTARPVEGAITTKLTDAFHPDHLEVHNESHMHAVPPGSESHFRVLVVSGRFQGLSLLQRHRLVNETLKTELSTCVHALAIQAKTPEQWRGDPSLAKSPPCLGGSRGDRSMEDKLKAGH from the coding sequence ATGTTGCCCGCTGTCCTTCGCTGCTCTCGGTCCACCTGTCTCAGCCACTCCGCCCTCACAGCCCGCTTGGCCTCCCGCATGGATACCGCCCGGCCCGTGGAGGGCGCCATCACCACCAAACTGACAGACGCCTTTCATCCGGATCACCTGGAAGTGCACAACGAAAGCCACATGCATGCCGTGCCCCCTGGCTCGGAATCGCACTTCCGCGTGCTGGTGGTCAGCGGTCGCTTCCAGGGACTGTCGCTGCTGCAGCGCCACCGTTTGGTCAATGAGACCTTGAAGACTGAGCTGAGCACTTGCGTTCACGCGCTGGCTATTCAGGCCAAGACGCCCGAGCAGTGGCGCGGAGATCCCAGCCTGGCGAAGAGCCCCCCCTGCTTGGGGGGGTCGCGAGGGGATCGCTCCATGGAGGACAAACTGAAAGCGGGACATTAA
- the bola1 gene encoding bolA-like protein 1 isoform X2, whose protein sequence is MDTARPVEGAITTKLTDAFHPDHLEVHNESHMHAVPPGSESHFRVLVVSGRFQGLSLLQRHRLVNETLKTELSTCVHALAIQAKTPEQWRGDPSLAKSPPCLGGSRGDRSMEDKLKAGH, encoded by the coding sequence ATGGATACCGCCCGGCCCGTGGAGGGCGCCATCACCACCAAACTGACAGACGCCTTTCATCCGGATCACCTGGAAGTGCACAACGAAAGCCACATGCATGCCGTGCCCCCTGGCTCGGAATCGCACTTCCGCGTGCTGGTGGTCAGCGGTCGCTTCCAGGGACTGTCGCTGCTGCAGCGCCACCGTTTGGTCAATGAGACCTTGAAGACTGAGCTGAGCACTTGCGTTCACGCGCTGGCTATTCAGGCCAAGACGCCCGAGCAGTGGCGCGGAGATCCCAGCCTGGCGAAGAGCCCCCCCTGCTTGGGGGGGTCGCGAGGGGATCGCTCCATGGAGGACAAACTGAAAGCGGGACATTAA